The segment TTGCGTCCTGCTCGCGTTGCTGACTGGCATCCACAAAAAAGCAGCCCCCACAGGTTAAGGGCCTGAGGGCTGCTTTCTTCCCGACAACTTGGAGGGTGTATTTCATGCGAGATTGAGACTGGGCAAGGCTAACCTCCCGGACGGCCCCCGGACTTTTCTTTGCCTGCAAAAGGGGTCCACGGCTTCGTTCCCGCATCCGTCTCCCTCTCCTCATGCCCCGGGGCGCCCCGCCGCAGATGGAGGCGAATGCGTGCCGCCGTCTCCCGCATCGACTTCCGGGCCGGCGGATGATCCATATACGCCCGCACGATCGCCCGTTCCAGCCTGTCCAGCCCGCCCGCGTCAAAGTGCGGTTCGCCTCGTCCGGCCGGGAACGCCGCATCCTCGTCCTCCTCGCAGTCGCCGGCGATCCGGCGCGCCGCGACGAACAGGTGCTCCAGCGCTTCGAGCAACCGCCTGCCGCGCGTGCGGAACGCATGCTTCCGGTCCCCCGCTTCGTTCACGGATTCCAGCAGCCTGCAACATGCGAGGATGACCGCTTCCGCCGCCCGCGCCAAAGCCGATCGAAGACGGGAGAGAGCCGAGGCGACCTCCTCCCGGCTGCCCGCTTCGCAGAGAAAACCGCTTCCGGCCAGCCTCGCGTACAGCCGGATTCGTTCCGACTCCAGCCACAGACCGTGCCGGAACATGTCCAGCCGGCTTTCCGCGGAGTCGGCCCATTCCAGCGCCTCCCCCGGCGTCGTCGGACGTGCCGGCGCTCCCGTGCCGCTGTCTTCTCCGGTCCCGGCCGAGAAATAAAGCAAGCTGTCCCCGTAGGAGGACAACAGCGAAGCCAATGCGTTTAACATGGCGGGGACGGAGCGCGCCGCCACGGCCTGGAAGCTGTTTTCGTTCAGGGAAGCCGCATGACCCTCGCTTCTCTTCATCGTCATCCCCCCCAGCGTCCGGCCGTCAGACGCAAGCTCGCCGCGGCCGCGAAGTTCCCTCCGCTCCGCTTGCTTATCCCATTCTATTAATCTTCGGCGGCGATTATGAACCGGAAAAGCGGCAGATTCGCCGCCTCACCGTCAATCCCGCTCGTAGATCGACCCCGTCCGGCTCGCGAACAGCTCGGCGTATACTTTCTCCGCGTAAGCGTCGGTCATGCCCGCGATGTAATCGGCGACCATCCGCTCCCACGGCCAGTTCGCCTTCTGGCGCTCGTAGCTCTCGATCCAATCCGGGGGCAGAATCAACCGCCCCGCCTGGGGCTCCTTGAAGCTGTCCCAGAGCCGCTCCAGCATAATTTCGCTGCGCTTCTGAAGCCGCTGCACGCGGAAATCCTTGATCAGGGTGACCCAGGCCAGCTTCTTGAGAATTTCCATCGTCCGCAGCAGTTTCCAGTCCGTAGCGCCGTCACGGACAAACGTCACCTTTTTCCAGCCGCCCGCCGGATCATCGACGATGCCGACGCCTTGGGCGAATTTGCCGACCCAACGCGCCTTGATCTCCCGGCGGGCCCGGGACGATTCGCCGCCGCAGTCGGCATATACGGCCTCCCACTCGCGCAAGAATTCGTCCAGCACGCGGCGCACTGTCTGCCGCAGGTCAATCGTCTCCCAGCCCAAATGACCGTTGCCGGGATCGTCGAGAATTTCCTGAATGACGTGGTTTTCCAGCCATTCGTCCTCGAAAAAGCTGCGGTTCATCTGGATTTTTCCGGCGCGGATGCCGTCTTCGAGATCATGCGTGGAGTATGCGATATCGTCGCACAAATCCATCAATTGCGCCTCTATCGTCGCTTTGCCCTCGGGCATGCCCCATATGTCGCGCAGGTAGGAGATGCCCTCCCATTCCGTCGGGTACACGCCCTTCAAGTGTCCGGTGTCTCCCAGCGGAAACGGGTATTTGTTGATTCCCAGCAGCACCGCGGCGGTCAAGTCCAGCCCGCTCCCGCTGCCCGCCCGCTTCTCCAGGAACATCAGGATACGGAAGTTCTGCGCGTTTCCCTCGTAGGGCAAGCCGTGCTCTCGGGTCAACAGCCGATTGAGCACTTCCTCTCCCTTGTGACCGAACGGAGGGTGGCCGAGGTCGTGAGCCAGCGCCGCGATCTCGACAACTTCCGGCTCCAGCGTAAGCCCGGGGTGCTCGTTGTTGGCAAGGAACGGGTATTGGCGGCGCAGCCGCTTCGCCAATTCGCGCGAGATTTGAGACACCTCCAGCGAGTGCGTCAGACGGGTTCGGTAGTAGTCGCCGGTTCCCGCGCCGAACACCTGCGATTTGCCCTGCAGTCTCCGGAACGCGGGCGACTGGATCAAGCGCGCGTAATCCTTCTCGTATTCGTCGCGGTCTTCACTGGAATGCGTGCTCCACGTGTCGAACAGTCTGAGCTTGCGTACATCCATCTTGCTGCCTCCCTGGGGTACGAAACCTTCTATTAGCCCCATCTTATTCGATGGGACCGGTTTGCGCAAATGAGGAGCCGGACGGGACCTGCTCCGTCAGCGGCCGTGCCGCTCTATCGCAAAAAAGCCGTTCGACCCGGATTCTCCGGTCGAACGGCTATGTTTCGGCCCTATCGGCTTCAGTCCAGCAGGCGGCTCCACGTGCCGTAATGGAAGAAGCAGAGCCCGGCCGCGCCCGCCTTCAGAGCCCGCGCTTCGTATTCCGCGAACGACTCCTCCGTCAGCTCGAACTCGCTCGGCTGGTGAAGCACGCCCGCGTAGATCGGCAACCGCCCGCGCGTTCGGCGGACTTGATCCGCCACGACTTCCCCGAAGCTGTCCGGTCCGAGCCAATAATCCATCGGGCACAGAAAGTCGACAAGCCCATGCTCCGCCCAGGCCGGCCAATGCTGGCCGAAGCAGTCGTAATCGCTGCCCGGGGTGAGCGGCTCTCCGCGCAGCTCGTTGCCGTACGGGGCGTTGTACCAGACCGTCGCGGACAGTTTCGCCCCGGGATCGGCCTCCCGGACGGCCTCCCGAACGGCAGCGACCGTCCGGGTGATCATGGAGGCCCGGTAATCGGCCCACTCGGCCCGGCGGTGCTCCAACAGCCATCCGGCAGTCTCCTCCGTTTTGCCCTTCAGCTCCTCCGGAACCGGTATGCCGCCGAAGCGTTCGAAGCCGGCAACGCAGGAGCCGCAGAAGCAATAGCGGAACGACCGCTTCAGCACCAGCTCGTCCCCGATCGGCGGGTCATTGTGCACATTGCGCACGGACTCGACGAAGTACGTCGTCGCGCTTCCGTCCGCCAGACCGAGCTGGATAGGGTCCCCCGGCTTCGGCTTTACGATCCAATGGCCCGCGCTTTTGGCGTCGATGACCAGGCGGCTGTCGTAATGGTAATACCGGATAAAATCCAGATGAATGCCGCGCAGCCGGGGAAACCGGCGAAGCAAATCCGCGCAGTTCGCGGCGACACCCCGGACGACTTCGTCCTTGCCGGGATCGAGCAGATACCCCCGGCCGGCGATCGGTTCGTCGTAGCTTGAGATGCCGTGAGCGTCGACGCAATAGCAGTCCCGATCCCCGAACCACAGCTCCTCCCGCCCGGAGGCGTGCTGCTGGAGCGCCGATACGAGCGCATGCGCTTCGATCCCCGCAGCTTCGCAGACATCGAACAACCGCTCCAGCCGTTCCGTCTGCCATTCGGGATAGGGGCCTTTTTGCTTCAGATGGACGAACAGTTTGCGAACGCCCCGGCGTTCGCACCATTCGGACAACCCGGCGATGTCGGCGCCGGTCATTCGCTCGTTCAGGTAGAGCCACATGGCATGTGTCGGTTCCATGATCTTCTCCTCTTCCGCACCATCTCTTCTTCATGGTAACGTCCGAAGGTTTCGTCCGCCACCCGACAGACATGACTTCCGCAGCGGCTTTGATGACATTCGGTTGTCCGAACGGCAAGCGGATTTGCCGGGCACGACCCGGAAAATTCCGCATAAACGCCTTTAACCGCAAGAAGCGGCCGTTTTAAAAATAAATATGCAGCGATCAGCGCCAGCGGTCGTCTCTCCGATCGTCCCTGTCGCGATCGTTCTTGTTGTTGTTCCGATCCCGGTCATCGTTGCGGTCCCGGTCACGGTCATCCCCATTCGGCCGTTTGGCCGGCGTCGATGTCGGCTTGACGGTCGGTTTCGCCGTCGACTTTGGCGTAGCGGTCAGCTTGACCGTTGGGGTCGGCGCCGCTTTTCCGCTCCCTTTGCCGCGGTCGCGGCCGTCGTCTTTGGAATCGCCGCGGTTGCCTGAATTCCCGCCTCTCCGATCCGCGTTGCCGTTATCGTTGCGGCTTCCCGAATTCCTCCGATCCTCGTCGTCGTCCCGCTTCAGCCAATCGTAATTGCGGTTCGGCGTCTGCTTGACGGTCGGAGTCGGTATGAACCGGAACGAAGTCGGTTTTGCCGCTGCGGGCGCGTTTTTGGCGGGAGTCGGAGTCGCTTTTCCTTTATTTTTATCCTTCTCTTCTTTCTCGCGCTCTTTCTCCGCCAGGACGAGTCGCCGCAGATCGTCTTTGGACAGCCTGTTCTTCTCGTCGATCAGCTTGCTTACGCCGCCCGCTTCCTTCGCAAGCTGGGACACCGATTTCGTCTTGAACGCGTTCAGATCGATGTCCTTGGACTCCGGATTTTTCTTTTTCGCTTCCAGATAGATGGCGTATTTGCCCGCGGAGATCCCGTGCACCAACGCCTCCTGGCGCACTTCCACAGGCACGGGCCGCGAGATGATGGTGGCCGTCTCCTTTTGCTCGGGCGGCAGGGATTCCGCCACCGCCGTGGATACCGCGGATACCAGTTTGTCCTCCTCGTCTTCGGACGCCTCGATCACCGGCGTCGTCGATACGACGATATCGACCTCTTCCACTTTCTTCAGGTATCCTTGCTGTTCCGCCAGGGCGACCAGTTCGGCCGTCAGTTGAGCCACCGTTTTTCCGTTATAATCCAACCCTGATATCAGCGCCGCGCCTTCGGGGTTTATCCCCGTCAATTCGCGGACCCGCTCCTTCGTATCGATCCCCATCTCGACGCTGGGGTTGATATCGAGGGTCACGTACGCCATGATGACCGGGTCCCGGTCGAACCGGCCGAACAGGGCCGCGAGACCCATGACCAGCAGCACGCATGCGGCTACGAGCCCGGACACCAAAGCACGCATGCGGAACGAACCGCCGCGAACGGGAGCGGGCTGCTGAACCAATTGAATTTCGTCTCCAATCTCGCACTCTCGTGAACCGCGAGGAATCCGAATAAATTGTCCATCCCGGGTTAACAGCACGATTTCACCGGGGGTGATCTCCATGACGACGCCTTTTTGCATGGCGACACAGACTCCTTTCACAACGAACGCTCGGTGACCTGTATGTAATCTTGGAGATACGGGTACGGACCGCTCAGGATCAGCGCGATCGCAATGATGTACTTGCGATTGCGCTCCAACGTTTTGCGGGACACGTCCACGTGATCGAGCAGTTCCTTGATCGGCAGCGTCTTTTGAACCAGCAGCGTCCTCATCAGGTTGGGCTCGCCTGCCAGCTTGGACGCGATCTGGATTAACGTTTCGCGCGAATCGGCATGTTTCGGCGCATGTTCCGCAAGTTCTCCGAACGCAATGCCGAACTCGCCAAGGCAACGGCCATAGTCGAGAATCTCGCTTCTTCTCGATTCCGCGACCTGGTCCTTCTCGTAAGCCTCAATGGCTTGCTTGATTTCGACGGGATTAACGACGTTCTGTTCGTCGTCTTCCACCTCGAAGGCGCTTAACGGCACGCTGCCGGAATGCCTCTGTTCCTTGCGCACATGGTCGATCAACCGGCGCCGGATCACCGTATCGGCGAATCCCAGAAAGGAGCGCCCCTCGTTGGGCGAGAACTGGTTCAACGCTTCGTTAAACGCGCTGAGCGCGATGCTGAACTCATCGTCTCGCGCGGGGTCGATGTATCGCTTGCAAAATCGGCTTACCGTTTTAATGATATAAGGCTGATAATCGGCGATGAATTGATTGCGTAAACGGAGATCCCCTTGCTGAATCAGGAGCACCTTGCGCTCCAAAGGTTCCAGCTCCGGTGAATGGTCCTCGGTCCGGTTTTTGCCTAACCATTTTTTGAACAAGACCAGCAGCAAAGGATCCACCTCACACCAATAGTTTTCGAATCGGTCTTCTGTCTTTGTGGGGTAGCGGAACCGCAACGTCCTGATTATATCATATGCGCCCAGGGATCGGCCTCGTTCCGGAGTCCCTGACGCGCCATTTGGAATAAATTGGCACGTCCGGCCGCCGCAAACGGGGGCGGCTCAAACAAAAAGACGCCTCCGCCGCCTCTCCAAAAGGCGCGAAGGCGTCTTTATTCCGTGTTAAGCGCGGTGTTGGGCCGCGCGCTGCCGCTTCAGCTTCGCCTTGCGTTCGCTCATCACGGCCAAACGGCGCTTCAACTGCTGCTCCCACTCGAAGTCGCCCCATTGTTTGGCCAGCATCAGCAAGTCAAGGGCGGAGTCGATCTGCGTCTTGACGATTTCAAGCGGATCTTCCTGTTCGTGATTCGTGCAGTTCTCGAACAATTCGTCCGAATCCGCATAATCGACGTAATCCAAGAAGTCCACTTCGTATGCGCCGTCGCCATGAGCGTATTCCGCCAAAATCTCGTACTCGGGCTCGATCCGATAATGCACTTCCACCCGCTGGCACACCGGGCAGAACAACAGCGGCACGTTATGAATATGCGTCTGGATATGGCGCAACGTGCCTTTGGTGCCGATCATGCTGGCTCCGCAGCAAAAACTCATCGCGGCACGCCTCCTTTCGCCCATGAACGGGAATGCCCGGCGAATCTCCGGTATCCCAATGTATTCGCCGCGCGGATGCCGCATTCCTCTATTCGCCGCACGGTTTTTTCGAGGAAATGCAGGAACTTGCTGACATCGGGGGCGGGCGAATAGGAGCTTCGGCGCTCACATATAATTTAATCCTGTAAGCTTCCATTCAGACGGGAGGGATTGTCGTGCGGGTCTTGCCGATTGAATCGAAACAGATTACCTTCGTTCAACTGGATAACAGCTCCAACAGTCTGACGGTGCACTACCATACGGGAGAAATCCGATCCTATTCGCATGTGAACCCCGAGGATATCGAGCATCTGCTGTCCTCCAGCAACAAGTACGACAGTCTCGTCTCCATGTTCAGCAAATGGGAACCAACGGCGGATTGACACATACGGACGATCGCCTGCCCCGGACAGCCCTGTCCCGATCGAGAGACGGGGCCGTCCGTTTTTCGGACCGGTTCCCTATATTTTCCGATCGTGGTATGAGAACCGGCTTTTCCCAGTTATAATGGATCATATGGGAAAAATGGGCGCGCCTCCAACGAGTCCGTCCGAACAGGGGGGAACGGGATGCCGAGACCGCTCGTCGCAGGCAATGGGAAAATGCTGGTGAATCTCGACCGGCACATGTTTATCCGGGATGTATATTACCCGTACGTCGGGCAAATGAACCACGTCGGCGGATACGCCTGCCGCTTCGGTGTGTGGGCGGACGGACGGTTTGAGTGGCTCGATCACCCGGACTGGTCGATCTCTCTCCGGTATGCCGAGGATTCGCTTGTGACGGAATCGGTCGCCAGGAACGAGGAGCTCGGCTTGGAGCTTCTGATCCAGGATGCCGTTCATCAGCGGGACGACATTTTCCTGCGCCGGATCACGGTGCGCAATCTGCGGGACGAATCGAGGGAAATCCGGTTGTTTTTTCATCAGGATTTGTCCATCAACGAGACCGAGGTTGGCGACACCGCCGTCTATTACCCGTTTAATCACACCGTTTGCCATTACAAAAAAGATTTTTACTTCATGTTTAATGTCCTCGGACAAGAGCGCGGCATGTACCAGTATACGACCGGCATCAAACGGTTCCATTCGGCCGAAGGCACTTGGCGCGACGCGGAAGACGGCCACCTGATGGGCAATCCGATCGCCCAAGGCTCGGTCGACAGCACGATTAGCCTGCGGCTGTTCGCTGACCGGCGCCAGGACGTGACGGGGTATTATTGGATGACGGCCGGACGGGGCCTGGAGGAAGTGAAGAAGCTCGACGCCTACGTGCGCGACAGCCATCCCGGCAAGCTGATCGACCGCGTCAAGGTGTATTGGTCCCGCTGGGTGA is part of the Paenibacillus thermoaerophilus genome and harbors:
- a CDS encoding KTSC domain-containing protein gives rise to the protein MRVLPIESKQITFVQLDNSSNSLTVHYHTGEIRSYSHVNPEDIEHLLSSSNKYDSLVSMFSKWEPTAD
- the sigI gene encoding RNA polymerase sigma factor SigI, with amino-acid sequence MLLVLFKKWLGKNRTEDHSPELEPLERKVLLIQQGDLRLRNQFIADYQPYIIKTVSRFCKRYIDPARDDEFSIALSAFNEALNQFSPNEGRSFLGFADTVIRRRLIDHVRKEQRHSGSVPLSAFEVEDDEQNVVNPVEIKQAIEAYEKDQVAESRRSEILDYGRCLGEFGIAFGELAEHAPKHADSRETLIQIASKLAGEPNLMRTLLVQKTLPIKELLDHVDVSRKTLERNRKYIIAIALILSGPYPYLQDYIQVTERSL
- a CDS encoding anti-sigma factor domain-containing protein, producing the protein MQKGVVMEITPGEIVLLTRDGQFIRIPRGSRECEIGDEIQLVQQPAPVRGGSFRMRALVSGLVAACVLLVMGLAALFGRFDRDPVIMAYVTLDINPSVEMGIDTKERVRELTGINPEGAALISGLDYNGKTVAQLTAELVALAEQQGYLKKVEEVDIVVSTTPVIEASEDEEDKLVSAVSTAVAESLPPEQKETATIISRPVPVEVRQEALVHGISAGKYAIYLEAKKKNPESKDIDLNAFKTKSVSQLAKEAGGVSKLIDEKNRLSKDDLRRLVLAEKEREKEEKDKNKGKATPTPAKNAPAAAKPTSFRFIPTPTVKQTPNRNYDWLKRDDDEDRRNSGSRNDNGNADRRGGNSGNRGDSKDDGRDRGKGSGKAAPTPTVKLTATPKSTAKPTVKPTSTPAKRPNGDDRDRDRNDDRDRNNNKNDRDRDDRRDDRWR
- a CDS encoding deoxyguanosinetriphosphate triphosphohydrolase family protein, whose amino-acid sequence is MDVRKLRLFDTWSTHSSEDRDEYEKDYARLIQSPAFRRLQGKSQVFGAGTGDYYRTRLTHSLEVSQISRELAKRLRRQYPFLANNEHPGLTLEPEVVEIAALAHDLGHPPFGHKGEEVLNRLLTREHGLPYEGNAQNFRILMFLEKRAGSGSGLDLTAAVLLGINKYPFPLGDTGHLKGVYPTEWEGISYLRDIWGMPEGKATIEAQLMDLCDDIAYSTHDLEDGIRAGKIQMNRSFFEDEWLENHVIQEILDDPGNGHLGWETIDLRQTVRRVLDEFLREWEAVYADCGGESSRARREIKARWVGKFAQGVGIVDDPAGGWKKVTFVRDGATDWKLLRTMEILKKLAWVTLIKDFRVQRLQKRSEIMLERLWDSFKEPQAGRLILPPDWIESYERQKANWPWERMVADYIAGMTDAYAEKVYAELFASRTGSIYERD